TGATGTTAAAAAACTGTTGctagattttaattaacaataatataacatttatttaccaAGATACAGACTATTACTCTGACAATTGGAAACATTATGTTATAACGgtaaataaacatattgatGTAACACGAATGATAGCCatgttttctttcaaaatgGACGCATGTCTAATAGAAAGCTTACTGCCATAATAAgctgtaaaaaaagaatatatattataaagaaatgttttattctgACAAGGTTTACGTTTCTGGATAGTTCCAAAAAGAAGTCTTCTCTAAACATTGGCTTACTTACTTCATAAAGGTTAACTCAGGCATGCCTGGATCTGCACCCTTGCTGAatcctaaaaataaaatattaaaactatgcagtatttttattaataacaaaattatatattgtctcTTGAATAGATATCGtaagattaaaaatctaaCCTAAAAAGAGAACAGCAGGAATAAAACCCCATTGAAATACGAATTTGCTCACATTCAGGACGATGGCTACTCTCTGTTTTGTAGTGGAGCTTAAAACCATTTTGATTGTCTTTGGGTTTTTGGAGTTTTAATATCGCGCAAAGTgtcatacaatatattaatatcgttAATTCCCAAATGGTGACGGATTTGGACTTTTGGACATCTCGTGGACTCTGGAGGGCGTTCCAAAACTTTATCTTGCAGTACGTTTAAGGCTGAAATCACATGGTGCGGAATAGAGCTGCTgaatagaacgtgcgtcataGGCCGATATTCATAGTGAcgtttccgaacgcagcccTGGTATATGTTGGTATGCATGGAAGTGTTGATGATGATCGCCGCGgtgcgcggcgcggcgcagcGCATGGTCCTTGATGTGTATGACTTGTTTAATGTTTCGTGGTTACGAGTTTTGTTTGATTTCCGATTTCGTACGGAAAGACAGGAATACGCTTCAAGTGTCATCAAGGCGAGATTCGTAACTCACAGTAGATTGTCGTGGTTTGCTATCGAATCAAGTGGTGAACGAAACGAAAATTGTTCCCGATCGTTAATCAGCAGTGAAGGGGGAGAGGGGCTGACTGGAGCTCGGCGATTATCGCGTAACGTAACACGTTAAATTGCAGTCGCACATTGTCGAGGTGGTCAGAGGTGATCAGAAACAGTCAAGAAGTGTATTCGACGATACGATACGAAGAAAATACGTGTGTGCTTATCTCTCTTATTCGCGCACAGTATTATGATCCACTGATAATACACTATAAACGAACGGAAGTGTACATTCATAGCGCGTTGTCGTATACGTCGTCGTTCGTTTAATTTAACCTAATCAATGAAATCGTCTTTTTATGGAGGAATATTTCTTTCGTCTTGAGATATAGATATATTCTCACCCTATGCTCTATGATCTTTATCTACACTCACCTGCACTCGGTCTCGCGAGGAGGTATGTTCATATATGCCTTTTAGAATAAGTGAAGCGGAGTTTAGATTGTGGAGCATGTGTATAGAAGGAAACCAATCAAATGACTATATTcaatatgcatatattttgtgtatggagtgaatttttttaattattattaaaattattttaatattaaaattattttaatatttaaaagattatttacatattttcctttattttttttagtattatacaTGTAACACGATGCCGAGTTTACCGGTGCTTTCTctcataattacattttttctcgttattccccccccccctctctctctctctctctccctctctgtgtgtgtgtgtgtgtgttttaatacataaatatattaacaataaaatttcttcatattagatttgtttttattct
This DNA window, taken from Monomorium pharaonis isolate MP-MQ-018 chromosome 6, ASM1337386v2, whole genome shotgun sequence, encodes the following:
- the LOC105829639 gene encoding mitochondrial import receptor subunit TOM7 homolog, yielding MVLSSTTKQRVAIVLNVSKFVFQWGFIPAVLFLGFSKGADPGMPELTFMNLLWQ